In Pungitius pungitius chromosome 2, fPunPun2.1, whole genome shotgun sequence, a single window of DNA contains:
- the LOC119210387 gene encoding collagen alpha-2(VIII) chain-like, whose translation MERLFLLLLSVSSGLSSGNYSHLGSGSSMAVCQPDTCALLGAVAAMGEKLEAVTQTQARLELNLGAMTQKMANVEASLQYYKNQAQALEKINQAQDVQLKSLVDHSSLSSTQMAFSAALGTSIGPFGQDTPVKYQRILSNIGSGYNPATGIFTAMARGMYYFSYTMYNNNAGQPNSVVSLMMNSQKMVSTWGTVAKDTQDSATNAAVVQLEAGDSVYVQLYANRAVFDDSYYYNTFSGFLLFTL comes from the coding sequence ATGGAGCGTCTATTCCTTCTGTTGTTGTCGGTTTCCAGCGGCCTGAGCTCTGGGAATTACAGTCACCTGGGGAGCGGGTCCAGCATGGCCGTGTGCCAGCCCGACACCTGCGCCCTGCTCGGCGCCGTGGCAGCCATGGGGGAGAAGCTGGAAGCCGTGACGCAGACACAGGCCAGGCTGGAGCTGAACCTGGGCGCCATGACGCAGAAGATGGCCAACGTGGAAGCCAGCTTGCAGTACTACAAGAACCAGGCGCAGGCCCTCGAGAAGATCAACCAGGCTCAGGACGTGCAGCTGAAGTCCCTGGTGGACCACTCGTCTTTGAGCTCGACGCAGATGGCTTTCTCCGCCGCTCTGGGCACCTCGATCGGCCCCTTCGGGCAGGACACGCCGGTCAAGTACCAACGGATCCTCTCCAACATCGGCAGCGGGTACAACCCGGCCACCGGCATCTTCACCGCCATGGCCCGGGGGATGTACTACTTCAGCTACACCATGTACAACAACAACGCCGGGCAGCCCAACTCGGTGGTGTCGCTGATGATGAACAGCCAGAAGATGGTGTCGACGTGGGGCACCGTGGCCAAGGACACCCAGGACAGCGCCACCAACGCGGCGGTGGTGCAGCTGGAGGCGGGCGACAGCGTGTACGTGCAGCTCTACGCCAACAGGGCGGTCTTCGACGACAGCTATTACTACAACACCTTCAGCGGCTTCCTGCTGTTCACCTTGTGA